Within Terriglobales bacterium, the genomic segment TTGTCATTCTGAGGCGAAGCCGAAGAACCTCTGTACTTGCTCTTTTTGACAACCGGAAACCGGCGACCATATACAACATATTGTGCAACTCGCAAGTCCTTTAGAATCAAATCTATAGCGTAAGTAGCTGTAGAATCAGCAACTTATAAGTCGTTTGTTTTCATAGTCTGTCGTGTAAGTGTCTTTATTTTCAAATCCGGGAGGGGGGTGGGGGGCACCCACAATTTTGACAACGCGGCGGGCACACAACACTGCAGTAATGCCAGGGGTGTGAGCTTTTTCAAGCCCCCAACCCCTGGCCAATTGCTCCTGAATTTACCGCCCCGGCATCGGATGCGCCGCCTTGTCCGCATTCGGGATCAGATACCGGTACACCTGCGACGGAATATCCGTGTTCCAACGGTTCGTCGCCTTCGCGTACCCCACGGTCCCCAGGAAGATCACCGCAATACCGGCCGCGACTGCCCACGCCGGAACCGCTCTCGGTTTCTTCGAACCCACCGCCGGCGTCGAAAAAACTAGCGCCTGTTCCGCCGGACACACCGCCACGCACTCCATGCACGCCGTGCACTCCGCCGACTTGATCGTGATCAACTTGTCCACCGGAAGCTGCGACGGACACGCCTTCGCGCACTTCGCGCAATCGATGCACGTCTCCGGATTCCGCCGGATCCGCAGCGGACTCAGCAGGGAAGCGAACCCCATCAGCGCCCCATATGGACACAAATAACGGCACCAGAAGTTCTGGATCACCACCGACAGCAGCACCAGCACGCCGATGACGATCAGTCCTGTCTGCCCCAGGAACCGGAAGAAGTTCAGCATCTTAACGTCTGCGATCAGGCCATACGGGCTCTGGAGAAACGCATGGATATCCGGCGGCGCCATGCTGTAAACCGCCCACAGGAAGAACCCGAGCAGGAAGTACTTCAGACCCCGCAGCCCGATATCGAGCCACCGTGGAACGTGCAGGTTACGCCGAAACATCTTCCGCCCCAGCTTCCAGAGATACTCCGACAGCGTCCCCACCGGACACAGCCACGAACAGAACGTCTTGCGAAAGATGAAAGAAATTGCGAGGAACGCAACGATCAGGAACATGCCGGCCGGATGAATCCGCGGAATCTCTCCCGTGAGCAGCGCGGCCTTCAGGTTCATCAGACCGGCGATTGGCAGGTAACCTTCCACGCCCGCGGGACGCGTCACCGCATCGCCGATGGCGCCAATCTCGTAATGACGAACGAACTGGTAAAACTGGATTCCGATTACAACATTAAGAAGTATGAATGCGATCTGTACCGTGTGACGAATCTGCTGAGAACGATCTGCAAGCAACCGGCGGATCAGTTTCTTCTTCGGTTTGTCCGCCGACTTCACCATCTCGACCAGAACCGGTCCCGGCTTCGACGGCGGAGTGAGCGTTGGCGTGGCTGACATCTGTGCCTCCGATGCACAGACTACGGCTGGCCAGTCACACCGGCCTATGACATAAATCACAGGTCTGACAAGGCCTTTGCTTTGACATGCTTACCTGCCCGTCCTACCATCCGCCTAGAGAAGGTGGCTGTTATGGCCGAATCACCCGTCGGCACGCAGTTCGCTCCTGCTGAACGCGCTGGGCACGAGCAAATCGTCAAAGAGTCTCATTATTTCAACTCCGGTTCGCCGATCTCGACCCTGCTGAACCTTGTTCCCGATGTCATCCTCATCCTCAACAAGCAGCGGCAGGTCGTCTTCGCCAACCGAGCGGCGATCGAATTCGCGGCCGTCGACGACATGGAAGACCTGCTCGGGATGCGTCCCGGGGAACTGCTGCACTGCAAGCACTCCCACGAATCCGACAACGGA encodes:
- a CDS encoding 4Fe-4S binding protein; its protein translation is MSATPTLTPPSKPGPVLVEMVKSADKPKKKLIRRLLADRSQQIRHTVQIAFILLNVVIGIQFYQFVRHYEIGAIGDAVTRPAGVEGYLPIAGLMNLKAALLTGEIPRIHPAGMFLIVAFLAISFIFRKTFCSWLCPVGTLSEYLWKLGRKMFRRNLHVPRWLDIGLRGLKYFLLGFFLWAVYSMAPPDIHAFLQSPYGLIADVKMLNFFRFLGQTGLIVIGVLVLLSVVIQNFWCRYLCPYGALMGFASLLSPLRIRRNPETCIDCAKCAKACPSQLPVDKLITIKSAECTACMECVAVCPAEQALVFSTPAVGSKKPRAVPAWAVAAGIAVIFLGTVGYAKATNRWNTDIPSQVYRYLIPNADKAAHPMPGR